One region of Megalopta genalis isolate 19385.01 chromosome 15, iyMegGena1_principal, whole genome shotgun sequence genomic DNA includes:
- the Wnk gene encoding wnk kinase isoform X6, translating to MPRCCNENKAVSSVSTSQKHNTEDILLTQTRPFSIGNQLELDDDPPIVEKSHRRVRCDLSPVPTNTSTNLSIKLLSIKGERNSRQDHQVSTGSGGYREKEKEAKKRAAIGNTVRGFLSSGHSKQDRYETNRQRSPGGSGLSSLCPKLVASGGGNNQGGISLAVGHLASQEGGGPCSVVTTQRIHNHTHNHKRQRKLSIVPQAGTSAHNSGDRKASSISRSSTTICKKQIRTQRSDHNTDSLSITTNGVASNSPSSKKRVLSTLRISEKSSPRNLNSPSLDNENERSFSDAEEAITATENVFNVPGSSSTPSTPISRVKSKKSDEDETSMECSISEEGVESSRNTADKKLSLDTSESKVTTPECSESSKIPNVVRKISASSIDEETIIQNKQKVFSTSSMSTRCNNNEGRTAKSKSNSKSNEEVKRKTSTDSSKSTNMAEKEGLTKDSEEDVVEDKEKVVKSSRFVTSKVSEEIIDTEGKDMETQREEEEGEVTIYDEDDNGTSISDIVAAQALHESLSKLGKVPPLDTDMEDVKDMNIEDEIKTEKDSQKDVVQEEAVEGFIGPLLDENFKADEKLSQKTMAMEEVRNLLMKVKVQNVEDDDDEEKAIGISPDGRFLKFEEEIGRGSFKTVYRGLDTQTGVAVAWCELQEKKLNKTERLRFREEAEMLKGLQHPNIVRFYDYWEVTLTRRKYIVLVTELMTSGTLKTYLRRFKKINPKVVKSWCRQILKGLSFLHSRSPPIIHRDLKCDNIFITGTTGSVKIGDLGLATLKNRSFAKSVIGTPEFMAPEMYEEHYDESVDVYAFGMCMLEMATSEYPYSECTGPAQIYKRVVSGVKPQSYDKVENPEVREIIEMCIRLKKEERPLVKDLLNHEFFADDVGLKLEMVSRDSAVADAELSRVEFRLRVLDPKKRTNKHKENEAIQFDFDIQGDNAEEVASEMAKSSLILEEDVKAVTKMLKSQITTLLREREERKAKEEKERLDREADTTTTANENLLQQQLLLQQMQLQQQQQQIQSNMGIQLQGQVQMQLQQNQIPLQPQQQMQPTAQPSQQHSLQPQPVQLVQQQPLMQQQTSVVQPQQAQQLQQVPQVSQQQVQYQQQQYQQQLQQQYQQQQQPYPSHVSQNINPSSSQCSTPQTVQTQPQFPQVTQQIQQQQQIQQQQQIQQQQIQQQQQIQQQQQIQQQQQIQQQQQIQQQQQQIHQQQQQIQQQQQQQQIHQQQQQYIQLNQMNVPQQISHQMQSQIQPQLQSQIQILSQQQHVQMQQTQQVQYSQPQVQHVQQVPVQNQQFYQQSATGTSGYTTQPIYQQNISQSMYHPYTTPNPAGHVEILSTSQPTTQIYSHTSIPGSAAPPTSQPYIQQSTGQVSASVPSSINIQNSSAATIIQSAATATIPNIQPTPTILPNGGHQSQPQQNVLVQMQYSQPSSVPTSVSMSSGMSVPAQSTTTTQHQQHFVPSTDQITADRSSLPKQDTMDSVQSLPVDLPSNVQDQVNLTTAIGQTAVASEGVTQENSENVSSERSRVKRSGTKRKKPGIKLTVLSVSSSEGQSVTVECQLDTSKQKTVTFKFDRDDMVPTDIANNLVAENLLPQSQCETFVELIEDIVKQLRLDPTRALPLVAHGPPDQSAGGSPVTSRRPRDRDHSLDTAKQVRHGSLTRQSSHRSSYKVHRRHRSRDETSNTSTPTKLLPIDQIISHITGGTTEKQQSVQTPDSQVGLENTSAEASRRSSTSTQNTDTLTPTNLPSDPTDTQETLVNVTNLEAGLELHNVSNEDKFYHCTTTYTQSSVHDTAIGNQGSEMAKESGAQDVTDLQEREANKEIQVDTVTEVATLTAPPPIRKISRFLVSPVVEQKILTIEDEESSVESTEKANILATQSNLVSQISVTDEGQAKHDELEVNVLETQAAVLEKPSVETLIQNTQYVPEQVDAVQTLQLGQQTIGLQNTMQGQAMSAMLQIQPNINTIQSSPHNVILPGSTITHQLPQQMQSVPQNIMVTVQKDLQTQTQIPPNNVNMQGQYQNQPLQCNVLLQQQQIPMQHNLTQMHVQPELQHQGQIQTQRPMQQFHSQQIPQQYVILSGPIQQLQPAAIVDERNRRISNISTASNMSTDSQMSEIVNLTDDKKQPMVVPSSSVHHMQHAQLIAQPEGQNVATLSQTVLEPTQQLQGTPQNIMNVPTNASVPVSVPVQQVIATEVAPKVIVKTKEVSSTLPDLAQNLANILSNPKSKSATPHGVTSHEQNPITNIPAATVFDNKSTLQSEQYFQPIQPEASQIQIPSQVQHNYQPNIVQPGISQTFQQVTQQSQQTQITLQQTMQLNPTQQMDPQLQIMPQNFQGVQTMLQGKWIATPNQNIMQQTGLIRHPQQTQQQLQQTIPVQQPILQDTQNVENFVQTDQSQLHLKLQEQQILGKTSEMETQESITSTGRISTECHLLSEAENSSHDVTPEHTIVESVDSTLFAQNQALQQQQQQHRKLSQQNSLDKVPDAVVGTAGLGGPGPQTIADLHQKLVQLTSQPSEALNVGTPPISYPATPHNHQIVGGYDAYINSLQQKLVNIGMPISTTHGVGPPSPQTAIQSSTSLTDPNVPTNVEALALIQDSSIHPLALSQTHVDCSLDSPTPGAGATGSETMSPSKESIKVRAQRPGSRLQELEQELAKIHHRGSVLSTASPQPLLQSTQSLLTTVPSTSTVPVANITPSVNTSRSDTNTPVQIEPQESVTEKVSTTQPVRKISRFVVSKVAGPPNNATGPNQQSYAEDPKVYHVEENQGTPVQVIHSREGSIPPTQSIQSTVSGPTMEQTEKDERFWTLTPSEEYQLLIKKQTMELETLQRRHREELERFQQHQLQLLIQQQQQASALHQHHHQHHPMLYHTVATSLAGQTRLPSTEDYLMFNTTPQTPLQKAPSNYPDTDETLRLAMQKLKQTPLQLQPQQATAGIPHAYVIPIPVVPSETMQNIPSQQSSSYTSDIAESYDSAHSSLINSAQYQFAPILPDGTNIAVSSTGSLVTPIPISSSTGSGGYIQYHENQTLPNFQTFSCTPHGGFFLPAGYRLIYAPQPASQSQPATPATPHIGNSHDGTPPAEPLHTNTDNSAAPPSHTDQ from the exons GGTGGCATTAGTTTGGCAGTGGGCCACTTAGCCTCCCAGGAAGGTGGAGGCCCATGTTCAGTTGTTACCACTCAAAGAATCCATAATCATACACATAATCATAAACGCCAAAGAAAATTGTCTATTGTTCCACAAGCTGGTACTAGTGCTCATAATTCTGGTGATCGGAAG GCATCAAGTATAAGTCGTTCCTCTACAACAATTTGCAAGAAACAAATACGAACACAGAGGAGTGACCATAATACGGATTCATTGTCTATAACAACTAACGGAGTTGCGAGTAATTCACCTTCTTCTAAAAAGAGAGTTTTATCTACTCTACGCATCTCGGAAAAATCATCCCCTCGGAATCTCAATTCACCATCTTTAGACAATGAAAATGAGCGCAGTTTCAGCGACGCAGAGGAAGCTATCACTGCGACAGAAAATGTGTTCAATGTTCCAG GATCTAGTTCCACGCCTTCAACACCAATTAGTCGAGTGAAATCGAAAAAATCGGACGAAGATGAGACGAGTATGGAATGTAGCATCAGTGAAGAAGGTGTTGAATCGTCGCGGAACACAGCAGACAAGAAACTATCATTAGATACTAGCGAGTCAAAAGTAACAACCCCAGAATGTTCTGAATCTTCTAAAATTCCAAACGTTGTGAGAAAAATATCGGCAAGTAGCATTGATGAGGAAacaattatacaaaataaacaaaaagtatTCTCTACATCTTCCATGAGCACACGATGCAATAATAATGAGGGCAGAACCGCCAAATCTAAAA GTAATAGTAAAAGTAATGAAGAGGTGAAACGGAAAACGTCCACCGACTCGTCCAAGTCTACCAATATGGCAGAAAAAGAAGGTTTGACTAAAGATTCAGAAGAGGATGTTGTCGAGGATAAGGAGAAGGTGGTGAAAAGTTCAAGATTTGTGACGTCGAAGGTGTCTGAAGAGATAATAGACACCGAGGGAAAGGATATGGAAACGCAACGGGAAGAAGAAGAGGGAGAAGTGACAATATATGACGAAGATGACAATGGCACCAGTATCAGTGATATTGTTGCTGCACAAGCGCTTCATGAATCTCTGAGTAAATTAGGGAAAGTTCCACCTTTGGATACTGACATGGAGGATGTTAAGGACATGAATATCGAGGATGAGATCAAGACGGAGAAAGATTCCCAGAAAGACGTCGTGCAGGAAGAAGCGGTGGAAGGTTTTATCGGTCCTTTGCTGGACGAAAATTTTAAAGCGGACGAGAAATTATCACAGAAAACTATGGCCATGGAGGAAGTTCGAAATTTATtgatgaaagtgaaagttcaaAATGTAGAAGACGATGACGATGAAGAGAAAGCTATAGGTATATCACCGGATGGTAGATTCTTGAAATTCGAAGAGGAAATCGGTAGGGGCAGCTTTAAGACTGTATATAGAGGTTTGGATACTCAAACTGGTGTGGCTGTTGCCTGGTGCGAATTACAG GAAAAAAAGTTAAACAAGACAGAAAGACTGAGGTTTAGGGAGGAAGCAGAAATGTTGAAAGGATTGCAACATCCAAATATTGttagattttatgattattggGAAGTTACACTTACGCGTAGGAAATACATTGTACTAGTCACTGAACTTATGACTTCAGGAACATTGAAGAC ATACCTAAGacgttttaaaaaaattaatccGAAGGTAGTGAAGTCTTGGTGTCGGCAAATTTTAAAAGGCCTTAGCTTTTTACATTCGAGATCACCGCCAATTATTCATCGCGATCTGAAGTgcgacaatatttttattactgGTACAACGGGGAGTGTAAAAATTGGCGACTTGGGTCTTGCGACTCTGAAAAATCGAAGTTTCGCAAAGAGCGTGATTGGTACACCCGAATTTATGGCACCGGAAATGTATGAGGAGCATTATGACGAGTCTGTCGACGTTTATGCATTTGGCATGTGTATGCTTGAAATGGCTACTAGTGAATATCCGTACTCTGAGTGTACTGGACCAGCGCAAATATATAAACGCGTAGTATCG GGAGTAAAGCCTCAGAGCTATGACAAAGTGGAAAATCCAGAGGTTCGAGAAATCATTGAAATGTGTATTCGGCTAAAGAAAGAAGAACGGCCATTAGTTAAGGATCTcttaaatcatgaattttttgcTGACGATGTTGGGTTAAAATTGGAAATGGTTTCGCGAGATTCAGCAGTAGCAGACGCAGAACTATCTCGCGTCGAATTTCGACTCAGAGTACTGGATCCCAAAAAACGAACCAACAAACATAAAGAGAATGAGGCGATACAATTCGATTTCGACATCCAAGGAGACAACGCAGAGGAAGTAGCCTCTGAGATGGCTAAATCCAGTCTGATACTCGAGGAAGATGTAAAAGCTGTAACGAAGATGTTAAAGTCTCAAATCACTACTTTGTTACGAGAAAGGGAAGAACGTAAAGCCAAAGAAGAGAAAGAGCGATTAGATAGAGAAGCTGATACCACTACTACAGCTAATGaaaatttattgcaacaacAGCTGCTACTCCAACAAATGCAAttgcaacaacaacagcagcagatACAATCTAACATGGGCATTCAGCTGCAGGGTCAAGTACAAATGCAGTTACAACAAAACCAAATACCTCTTCAACCACAACAGCAAATGCAACCTACTGCGCAACCATCCCAACAACACAGTTTACAACCACAACCTGTTCAGTTAGTCCAACAACAACCGCTAATGCAGCAACAAACTTCAGTTGTTCAACCCCAGCAAGCACAACAGTTGCAACAAGTGCCCCAAGTATCTCAGCAACAAGTTCAGTATCAACAACAACAGTATCAACAACAATTGCAACAGCAGtatcaacagcaacaacagccaTATCCCTCACATGTTTCACAAAATATTAACCCTTCTTCATCGCAATGTTCTACACCGCAAACTGTACAAACACAACCACAATTTCCTCAAGTGACTCAACAgatacaacagcaacaacaaattcaacaacagcaacagattcaacaacaacaaattcaacagcagcaacagatacagcagcaacaacagatacagcaacaacaacagatacagcagcaacaacagatacaacagcagcaacaacagatccatcaacagcaacaacagatacagcagcagcaacagcaacaacagatccatcaacagcaacaacagtaCATACAATTAAATCAGATGAACGTACCGCAACAGATAAGTCATCAAATGCAATCGCAAATACAGCCGCAGCTACAATCACAAATCCAAATTTTATCCCAGCAACAGCATGTGCAAATGCAACAAACCCAGCAAGTGCAGTATTCTCAACCACAGGTGCAGCATGTGCAACAAGTGCCTGTGCAAAATCAACAATTTTATCAGCAAAGTGCTACAGGAACTTCGGGTTATACTACACAACCTATATACCAACAAAATATTTCTCAATCAATGTATCATCCATACACCACTCCTAATCCAGCTGGTCATGTGGAAATATTATCAACAAGTCAGCCTACCACTCAAATTTATTCCCATACAAGCATACCTGGAAGTGCAGCGCCACCAACTTCGCAGCCTTACATTCAACAATCAACAGGACAGGTCTCAGCTTCCGTACCATCAAGTATTAACATTCAAAATTCATCGGCAGCAACAATCATACAGAGTGCAGCGACTGCTACGATTCCAAATATTCAACCCACACCCACTATTCTACCCAATGGCGGGCATCAATCACAGCCTCAGCAAAATGTCTTGGTCCAGATGCAATATTCGCAACCTTCTAGTGTGCCCACATCCGTATCTATGTCATCTGGAATGAGTGTCCCTGCACAGTCCACAACAACCACACAGCACCAGCAACATTTTGTTCCGAGTACGGATCAAATCACTGCGGATAGATCTTCTTTACCCAAGCAGGATACAATGGACTCTGTACAATCTTTACCAgttgatttaccatctaatgtTCAAGATCAAGTGAATTTAACTACTGCTATAGGCCAAACAGCAGTAGCGAGCGAAGG AGTAACTCAAGAAAATTCTGAAAACGTTTCTTCTGAAAGGAGCAGAGTGAAAAGGTCTGGTACAAAACGGAAGAAACCTGGTATTAAGTTGACTGTTTTATCAGTAAGCAGTAGCGAAGGTCAGTCAGTGACTGTTGAATGTCAACTGGACACAAGCAAGCAGAAAACAGTGACATTTAAATTTGATAGGGATGATATGGTACCCACTGATATTGCTAACAATTTG GTAGCTGAAAATCTGTTACCCCAATCTCAATGTGAAACGTTCGTCGAATTAATAGAAGACATCGTGAAACAGTTACGTCTGGATCCCACAAGAGCTTTACCTTTGGTGGCACATGGTCCTCCAGATCAATCAGCTGGTGGTAGCCCAGTTACTAGTCGGCGACCTAGAGATCGTGACCACAGTCTTGATACAGCTAAG CAGGTGAGACATGGCTCGCTAACTCGTCAAAGCAGCCACCGATCATCGTACAAAGTCCATCGTAGACACCGTTCG AGAGACGAAACATCCAACACTTCTACACCAACGAAATTGTTGCCGATTGATCAGATTATTTCTCACATCACTGGTGGCACCACAGAGAAGCAGCAAAGTGTTCAAACACCTGACAGCCAAGTGGGACTTGAAAACACATCGGCTGAAGCATCCAGACGATCATCTACCTCCACGCAGAACACAGATACATTGACGCCAACTAATTTACCAAGTGACCCAACTGATACTCAAGAAACATTGGTTAATGTAACCAACTTAGAAGCAGGATTAGAGCTGCATAATGTATCCAATGAGGATAAATTTTATCATTGCACCACAACATATACTCAAAGTTCAGTACACGATACAGCAATTGGAAACCAAGGAAGCGAGATGGCAAAAGAATCTGGGGCTCAAGACGTAACTGATCTTCAAGAAAGAGAAGCGAACAAAGAAATACAAGTTGATACAGTTACAGAGGTAGCTACGCTAACTGCGCCACCTCCAATTAGAAAAATCTCTCGGTTTTTAGTTAGTCCTGTAGTCGAACAAAAAATTCTCACTATCGAAGACGAAGAATCCAGCGTAGAAAGTACTGAGAAAGCTAATATTTTGGCAACACAATCAAATTTAGTATCTCAAATTAGTGTAACCGATGAAGGACAGGCAAAGCATGACGAATTAGAGGTAAATGTATTAGAAACGCAAGCTGCTGTTCTTGAAAAACCCAGCGTTGAAACTCTTATACAGAATACTCAGTATGTCCCGGAGCAAGTAGATGCAGTTCAAACGTTACAATTGGGGCAACAAACAATCGGTCTGCAGAACACTATGCAAGGACAAGCAATGTCAGCTATGCTACAGATACAGCCAAACATTAATACTATACAATCTAGTCCACATAATGTGATCTTACCAGGATCAACGATAACACATCAATTGCCGCAACAGATGCAATCTGTACCTCAGAACATTATGGTTACAGTCCAAAAAGATTTGCAAACACAAACACAAATTCCTCCCAACAATGTTAACATGCAAGGACAATACCAAAATCAACCTTTGCAATGCAATGTCTTATTGCAACAGCAACAAATTCCTATGCAACACAATTTAACGCAGATGCATGTACAACCTGAACTTCAGCATCAAGGACAAATTCAAACTCAACGACCAATGCAACAATTCCATTCTCAACAAATACCGCAACAGTATGTGATACTTTCTGGGCCAATACAACAGTTGCAACCAGCAGCGATCGTGGACGAAAGGAATCGTAGAATATCAAATATTTCTACTGCTTCAAATATGTCCACCGATTCGCAAATGTCTGAAATAGTCAATCTCACAGACGATAAAAAGCAACCTATGGTTGTACCTAGTTCATCTGTGCACCATATGCAGCATGCTCAACTTATAGCTCAACCAGAAGGACAGAACGTTGCAACTTTATCGCAAACTGTACTGGAACCAACGCAACAATTACAAGGAACTCCTCAAAATATAATGAACGTTCCAACAAATGCATCCGTACCCGTTTCAGTTCCTGTTCAACAAGTGATTGCTACAGAAGTTGCTCCTAAAGTGATAGttaagacaaaagaagtgtccTCAACTCTCCCAGACTTGGCACAAAATTTAGCGAatatactttcaaatccaaaatCGAAATCTGCAACTCCTCACGGTGTAACCAGCCATGAGCAAAATCCAATTACAAACATCCCAGCAGCTACGGTATTCGATAATAAATCCACTCTCCAATCAGAACAGTATTTCCAGCCTATTCAACCGGaggcgagtcagattcaaataccGTCACAGGTACAACACAATTATCAACCGAATATAGTGCAACCAGGAATTTCACAAACGTTCCAACAAGTCACACAGCAATCTCAGCAAACGCAGATAACTTTGCAACAGACGATGCAATTGAATCCAACGCAACAAATGGatcctcagcttcaaattatgcCACAAAATTTTCAGGGGGTTCAAACTATGCTGCAAGGCAAATGGATCGCTACCCCGAATCAGAATATTATGCAACAGACTGGGCTAATAAGACATCCTCAGCAGACTCAGCAACAGTTGCAACAGACTATACCTGTGCAACAACCAATTTTGCAAGATACTCAAAATGTGGAAAATTTTGTTCAAACTGATCAGTCTCAGCTCCACTTGAAGCTTCAGGAGCAACAAATTCTAGGCAAAACGTCAGAAATGGAGACACAGGAATCGATCACATCAACTGG GCGCATCAGTACTGAATGTCATCTGTTATCGGAAGCTGAGAATTCTAGCCACGATGTAACTCCTGAACACACAATCGTTGAATCTGTAGATTCAACATTGTTTGCACAAAACCAGGCAttgcaacaacagcagcaacagcacAGGAAACTGAGTCAACAAAATTCTTTGGATAAAGTCCCAGATGCAGTGGTTGGAACAGCTGGTCTGGGTGGACCAGGTCCACAAACGATAGCAGATCTTCATCAGAAACTTGTGCAGCTAACAAGTCAGCCATCCGAAGCACTCAACGTAGGAACTCCACCTATTAGTTATCCAGCTACACCTCATAACCATCAAATAGTAGGTGGATATGACGCATATATAAACTCCTTGCAACAAAAGTTGGTTAACATTGGTATGCCAATTTCAACGACACATGGCGTG GGTCCTCCATCACCTCAGACAGCGATACAATCTTCCACTTCCTTGACCGACCCAAATGTTCCCACAAACGTCGAAGCTTTAGCTCTAATTCAAGATAGTTCCATCCACCCACTTGCTTTGTCACAAACG catgTAGATTGCTCTTTGGATAGTCCAACACCAGGAGCAGGTGCTACAGGATCAGAAACCATGAGTCCTAGCAAAGAAAGCATAAAAGTTCGAGCCCAAAGACCCGGATCTCGTCTCCAAGAATTGGAACAGGAGTTGGCAAAGATTCATCACAGAGGCTCGGTACTTTCGACAGCTTCTCCACAACCGTTGTTACAGTCTACTCAAAGTTTATTGACCACCGTCCCATCCACATCAACTGTGCCAGTTGCTAATATTACTCCTAGTGTCAATACATCACGCTCTGACACAAACACCCCAGTGCAAATAGAACCACAGGAATCTGTAACGGAG AAGGTTAGTACAACGCAACCTGTTAGAAAAATATCAAGGTTCGTCGTTTCCAAGGTCGCAGGTCCTCCTAACAATGCTACTGGACCAAACCAGCAATCATATGCAGAGGATCCAAAGGTTTACCATGTGGAGGAAAACCAAG GTACACCAGTTCAAGTGATTCATAGTCGTGAAGGTTCTATTCCACCTACGCAATCTATCCAGTCTACTGTTAGTGGTCCTACAATGGAA CAAACGGAGAAAGATGAAAGATTTTGGACGTTAACGCCAAGCGAGGAATATCAATTACTCATAAAAAA ACAAACTATGGAGCTAGAGACGCTGCAAAGAAGACACAGGGAAGAATTAGAACGTTTCCAGCAACACCAGCTGCAGCTGTTGAtccagcaacaacaacaagcgaGTGCGTTGCATCAGCATCACCATCAGCATCACCCTATGCTTTATCACACTGTCGCGACTAGCTTGGCTG GACAAACTAGACTTCCAAGTACAGAAGACTACTTAATGTTTAATACAACGCCCCAAACTCCATTACAAAAAGCTCCAAGTAATTATCCAGACACGGACGAAACGTTACGGTTAGCTATGCAAaaattgaagcaaactcctttgCAACTACAACCACAGCAGGCAACGGCTGGAATACCGCACGCTTACGTTATTCCGATTCCAGTAGTGCCTTCTGAAACTATGCAGAACATACCCTCTCAGCAATCTAGTAGTTACACAAGTGATATCGCTGAATCGTACGACTCTGCGCATAGTTCCCTTATAAATTCGGCCCAATATCAGTTCGCGCCTATATTACCGGACGGGACGAATATCGCTGTGTCCTCCACTGGATCGTTAGTCACGCCTATTCCAATATCGAGTTCAACAGGTAGCGGTGGTTACATTCAATATCACGAAAACCAAACGTTACCAAATTTCCAAACATTCAGCTGTACACCACACGGCGGTTTCTTTTTGCCAGCTGGTTACAGACTGATATACGCTCCTCAGCCAGCGTCTCAGTCCCAGCCAGCTACACCGGCAACTCCGCATATAGGGAATTCTCATGACGGTACGCCGCCGGCGGAACCGTTACACACAAATACTGATAATTCAGCTGCCCCTCCTTCTCACACCGATCAATAA